One window of Campylobacter sp. MIT 99-7217 genomic DNA carries:
- the napH gene encoding quinol dehydrogenase ferredoxin subunit NapH gives MRYLIARRIVQIAILALFAFAPSALVMGNLSSSLWFNTIPLSDPFAALQIFLASLSIDLSLLAGALLIFLLYGIFLGRAFCAWVCPINLITDFASFVRQKMGLRASKFIILSKNLRYLILILTLVLSFILSQPVFEAFSYIGIVQRGVIFGGFSWAFVGFVIFVIDAFLASRAVCSHFCPLGAFYAFISRYALLKVRYHLSKCTKCFKCVEICPERQVLAHIGKEQKNVLSGECIRCGRCIEVCDDDALEFSIFDIRRKNV, from the coding sequence ATGAGGTATTTAATCGCTAGAAGAATAGTTCAAATTGCTATTTTAGCACTTTTTGCCTTTGCTCCTAGTGCTTTAGTTATGGGCAATTTAAGCTCTTCGCTTTGGTTTAATACTATACCACTGAGCGATCCTTTTGCTGCGCTTCAAATTTTTTTAGCAAGTTTAAGCATAGATTTAAGTCTTTTGGCTGGAGCTTTGCTTATTTTTTTGCTTTATGGAATTTTCTTAGGAAGGGCTTTTTGTGCTTGGGTTTGTCCTATCAATCTCATCACAGATTTTGCCTCCTTTGTCCGTCAAAAGATGGGACTTAGGGCTTCGAAATTTATTATTTTGAGTAAGAATTTGAGATATCTTATTCTTATACTTACCCTTGTTTTAAGTTTTATTTTAAGTCAACCTGTCTTTGAAGCTTTTTCTTATATAGGAATAGTTCAAAGGGGCGTGATTTTTGGCGGTTTTTCTTGGGCTTTTGTTGGATTTGTTATCTTTGTAATTGATGCTTTTTTGGCTTCAAGAGCTGTTTGTTCGCATTTTTGCCCACTTGGGGCATTTTATGCATTTATTTCAAGATATGCTCTTTTAAAGGTAAGATATCATCTTTCAAAATGCACAAAATGTTTTAAATGTGTTGAAATTTGTCCAGAAAGACAGGTTTTAGCTCATATTGGCAAGGAACAAAAAAATGTTCTTTCAGGAGAGTGTATTCGTTGTGGTCGCTGTATAGAAGTGTGCGATGATGATGCACTTGAGTTTAGTATTTTTGATATAAGGAGAAAAAATGTTTAA
- a CDS encoding nitrate reductase cytochrome c-type subunit, translated as MFKKMLVGLGIFAMLFIVACKDNSTKETNSSTSEEIKTEAGVSDVDIGLRRSDLAREEVVLPESSFTTLAPGEAEVIDRSFENAPPFIPHSTDGLLPITKDNNMCLSCHVKELATEVGATAMPATHYFDFRANKSTGDVISDTRFNCTLCHVPQSNAKPLVGNTFKPVFDDATLKNKSNLIDVINEGVN; from the coding sequence ATGTTTAAGAAGATGTTGGTTGGACTTGGTATTTTTGCTATGCTTTTTATAGTTGCATGCAAAGATAACAGTACAAAGGAAACAAACTCCTCTACCAGCGAAGAGATAAAAACAGAAGCTGGAGTGAGTGATGTTGATATTGGTTTGAGAAGAAGTGATTTAGCAAGGGAAGAAGTTGTTTTACCAGAATCAAGCTTTACCACACTTGCACCGGGCGAGGCTGAAGTGATAGACCGCTCTTTTGAAAATGCTCCACCTTTTATACCACATAGCACAGATGGACTTTTGCCTATCACAAAAGATAACAATATGTGTTTATCTTGCCATGTAAAAGAACTTGCTACTGAAGTTGGTGCTACGGCTATGCCTGCAACTCATTATTTTGATTTTCGTGCAAATAAATCAACAGGAGATGTGATTAGTGATACCCGTTTTAACTGCACCTTGTGCCATGTACCTCAAAGCAATGCAAAACCTTTAGTAGGTAACACCTTTAAACCTGTTTTTGATGACGCAACGCTTAAAAATAAGTCAAATTTAATTGATGTTATTAATGAAGGTGTGAATTAA